In a genomic window of Rhododendron vialii isolate Sample 1 chromosome 12a, ASM3025357v1:
- the LOC131309419 gene encoding protein FAR1-RELATED SEQUENCE 5-like, which produces MKSYQYFGDVVVFDTTYNTNKYCLMFAPLLGVNHHGQTTLFGCAFLSDKKSESFEWLFKEFLKAMPGPPPKMIITDQDPAMTRAIACALPNTFHRYCIWHIVSKFSEKIGALAYKEHYEEFKKCIWNFESPEEFYATWAYIVGKSNLSTHQWLQSMYKIRGRWVPAYTRHIFSAHMTSSQMAEISHAFFKRYLSDNNSMYEFVTRFERALARLRHNELDLDHKDMNEKPVLKTSWSMEKKMSELYTLHSFKKFQEEIFQVGAYVLTILHEDECCSVWKVHREEMEGLRGREVLVDKSSNRVSCSCQMFEFDGIPCRHLLAYLSLMQIRELPSTYILQRWTKTTKAGRVFDDLGSHQKEICGSSLLVRRQGIFQLAYTVLDDTVLDEEGTEIVREALLSSQKKIAFMRGSRQDGSTNSIQLPISLGSQHGLKKPLKVRAKGCGKRLKGGKEKAVKKSRKCHGCGLLGQSHDKRNCPKLMNTSSQDARLYDNDDEDDFADECPISGNALKEDISIRFYCLKVFLRMLSAIESVFLLLLLLFY; this is translated from the exons ATGAAGTCATATCAGTATTTCGGTGACGTGGTGGTATTCGATACTACATACAACACAAACAAATATTGCTTGATGTTTGCACCTTTATTAGGGGTTAACCACCACGGGCAGACAACGCTTTTTGGGTGTGCCTTCTTAAGTGACAAAAAAAGTGAATCTTTTGAGTGGCTTTTCAAGGAATTTTTGAAAGCAATGCCTGGACCACCAcccaaaatgatcataactgatCAAGATCCGGCAATGACAAGAGCAATTGCTTGTGCTCTTCCCAATACGTTTCATAGATATTGTATTTGGCACATTGTTAGTAAATTTTCTGAGAAAATAGGTGCATTGGCATACAAAGAACATTATGAAGAGTTCAAGAAATGTATTTGGAATTTCGAGAGCCCTGAAGAGTTTTACGCAACATGGGCATATATTGTAGGAAAATCGAACTTGTCCACCCATCAATGGTTGCAGTCCATGTACAAAATTCGTGGCAGATGGGTTCCTGCATATACGAGACACATTTTCTCTGCCCACATGACAAGTAGTCAAATGGCTGAAATTTCTCATGCATTCTTCAAGAGGTATTTGTCTGACAATAATTCAATGTATGAATTTGTGACACGATTCGAAAGGGCACTTGCACGTCTACGACATAATGAATTAGATTTGGACCACAAAGATATGAATGAGAAGCCAGTCCTGAAAACCTCATGGTcgatggaaaagaaaatgagtgaGTTATACACACTCCATTCATTTAAGAAATTTCAGGAGGAAATATTTCAGGTTGGTGCATATGTTCTTACGATACTACATGAGGATGAATGTTGCTCTGTGTGGAAGGTTCATAGGGAAGAAATGGAAGGTTTGAGAGGTCGTGAGGTGTTGGTAGACAAGTCATCGAACCGTGTGAGTTGTAGTTGTCAGATGTTTGAATTCGACGGAATTCCATGTCGACACTTGTTGGCGTACTTGTCTTTAATGCAGATTAGAGAACTCCCTAGCACATACATTTTGCAAAGGTGGACTAAAACTACAAAAGCAGGCAGAGTTTTTGATGACTTGGGTAGTCATCAAAAAGAAATATGTGGCAGTTCACTTTTGGTGAGACGACAGGGTATCTTTCAACTTGCTTATACAGTTCTTGATGACACTGTATTAGATGAAGAAGGAACTGAAATTGTGCGAGAAGCGTTGCTATCTAGTCAAAAGAAGATTGCATTCATGAGGGGTTCTCGTCAAGATGGTTCAACGAATTCTATCCAATTGCCTATTTCTCTCGGAAGCCAACATGGTTTGAAAAAACCACTGAAAGTTAGGGCAAAGGGTTGTGGTAAGCGTTTGAAAGGAGGAAAAGAGAAGGCCGTCAAGAAAAGTAGGAAATGTCATGGGTGTGGGTTATTAGGGCAGTCGcatgacaaaagaaattgtCCGAAGCTTATGAACAC gtctTCACAAGATGCTAGGTTGTATGACAATGACGACGAGGACGACTTTGCCGATGAAT GTCCCATCTCTGGGAATGCCCTGAAGGAGGACATTAGCATTAGATTTTACTGTCTAAAGGTGTTTTTGAGGATGTTGTCTGCTATTGAATCTGTTTTCTTGTTGCTGTTGCTGCTCTTTTACTGA